Within the Candidatus Deferrimicrobiaceae bacterium genome, the region AACGTGCAGAGGAGGTTTACCGGCTTTGAGGAACTGAGCAACATCCTGGTAGCAGCAGAAGGCCGATCGCCCCGGAAGAAGAGGGGGAAGCTGCCGGCAAAAGAGAGGAAATAGGGCGCGCCCCCGGTACGGGAAGAAATGGTATGATGATCGTCGATGATCGACCATCTGCGGGGCCGCCTGGCCGGCGGGGGGAAGGATTTCGTCGTGGTGGAGTGCGCGGGGATGGGGTTCCGCGTGCACGTCTCCTCCATCACGCGGGCCGATCTTCCCCCTGACAGCGAGTCGTGTTTCCTGCACACTTTCCTCCAGATTCGCGAGGGGGGATCCGAGCTCTTCGGTTTTTCCTCCGAGACGGAGCGGGAGATCTTTCTCTCGATCATCGGCGTGAGCGGGGTCGGTCCGAAGTCCGCCGTATCTATCCTGTCGGGGATGGGGATTTCCGGAGTTCTCTCCGCAAGCGCGCGGGGAGACGCGGCGCCCTTCACGCGAGTTACCGGCATCGGGAAGAAACTGGCGCAGCGGATCGCGTCGGAGCTTCCGGACCGGCTCAAGAGAGTGTCGGTCGAGCTGACCCCCGTTCCCGCCGAGGAGGGGATCCCGGCATCCTCCGAGCCGGAGGTCGAGGCCGCCCAGGCGCTCGTCGCCCTGGGGTTCTCCCGGGCCGAGGCGCAGGTCGTCGTTGCGGCCTTGCGCAAGGAGGCGGGGGCGGACGCGCCCGCGGAGGTCCTGATCCGGGGGGCGCTGAAGCGCCTTTCCGGACCTCGCAGGTGATCGGGTAGTTTTATCGCCAAGGAGGCGACGTGGAAAGACGTATGGTGGACCCGAAGGGAGGCGGGGAGGAGGGGGCGTTCGATCTCTCCCTGCGGCCGAAATTCCTCGCCGGGTTCATCGGCCAGACTCCGATCGTCGCCAACCTCAAGACGTTCATCGAGGCGGCGAAGAACCGGGGCGAGCCGCTCGACCACGTTCTCCTTTCCGGCCCTCCCGGCCTGGGAAAGACGACCCTGGCGCACATCATCGCCAACGAGATGGGGGTGGGGATCCGCACCACTTCCGGCCCCGCGGTGGAGCGAAAAGGAGACATCGCCGCGATCCTCACCGCGCTCGAGGCGGGGGACGTTCTTTTCATCGACGAGATCCACCGCCTGAGCCGCGTCGTGGAGGAATTGCTGTACTCCGCCATGGAGGATTTCGCCCTCGACATCATCCTCGGGCAGGGGCCGTCGGCCAAGTCGATCCGGCTATCCCTGCCGCCGTTCACGCTCGTGGGCGCCACGACCCGGACCGGTCTTCTTACCTCCCCCCTGCGGGACCGGTTCGGAGTCTCTTTCCGGATGGAATATTACTCCCCCGCGGAACTCGAGGAGGTGATCCGCAGGGCCGCCCGGTCCTTTTCGATCCTCATCGACGACGACGGTGCGCGCGAAATCGCCCGGCGCTCCCGGGGGACCCCGCGCGTGGCGATCCGGCTCCTGAAGCGCGTGCGCGACTTCGCCCAGGTGAGCGGGGACGGCACGATCCACCAGAAGATCGCCGACCACGCGCTCCTCAAGATGGAGGTGGACCGGGAGGGGCTCGACGTGATGGACCGGAAGATCCTCCGGGTCATCCTCGAGAAGTTCCACGGCGGACCCGTCGGAGTGGAAACGATCTCGGCGTCGGTGAGCGAGGAGCGGGACACGATCGAGGACGTGTACGAGCCGTTCCTCATCCAGCAGGGATTCCTCAAGCGAACCCCGAGGGGGAGGGTGGCCACGCCCGCGGCGTACCGCCACCTCGGGTTGACGCCCCCCCAGCGCGCGCCGCAGCAGGAAGGATTGTTCGGGGAAGGAGGGTGACAAGATGAGACGCGCCGCTTTTCTGATGATTCTCTGCTTCGCATTGATCGCGCTACCTTCGCAGGCCGGGCTGTTCGACGACATCAAGAAAGGAATCGGAAGCGTCGCTCCGCAGGCGGGACCCGACGATAGCCAGGTCGTCGGGGGCCTCAAGGAGGCCCTCACGATCGGGACGGGCAACGCCGTGAACCTCGTTTCCCTGAAGGACGGCTATTTCACCAACCAGGCCATCAAGATCCTCATGCCCGAGAAGATTCAGAAGGTCGCGGATGTCCTCGGGAAGGTCGGGTACCAGAAGCAGGTGGACGAGTTCATCCTCAGCATGAACCGCGCGGCGGAAAAGGCCGCCCCGCAAGCGAAGTCGATCTTCCTCTCCGCGATCCGGGAGATGAGCTTCGAGGACGCGAAAAAGATTCTCAACGGAGGCGACACGGCGGCCACCGAATTCTTCAAGGGGAAGACCGGGGGCAAGCTTTCCGAGGCGTTCAAGCCCATCATCTCCTCCAGCATGGACGAGGTCGGGGCGACCCGGAGCTACAAGGAGATGATGGGAAAATACACCGCGCTGCCGTTCATGAAAGCCGAATCGCTCGACCTCGACCAGTACGTAACGAACAAGTCGCTCGACGGCCTTTTCTTCATGGTGGGACAGGAGGAGAAGAAGATCCGGACGAATCCGGCCGCACGGGTCACCGACCTCCTGAAGACGGTCTTCGGCGGAAAATGAGATAGAATTTCCCTATGACGTCGCTGGGGAAAATCCTTCTGGTCTCCGGGCTGCTCCTGGCCGGCGCAGGACTGCTGGTCCTGCTCGCAGACAGGATCGGCTGGCTTGGCAAGCTGCCCGGAGACATCATCGTCAAGCGGGAGAACTTCACC harbors:
- a CDS encoding DUF2905 domain-containing protein, with translation MTSLGKILLVSGLLLAGAGLLVLLADRIGWLGKLPGDIIVKRENFTFYFPLATCILISIVLSLLFWLFRK
- the ruvB gene encoding Holliday junction branch migration DNA helicase RuvB; translated protein: MERRMVDPKGGGEEGAFDLSLRPKFLAGFIGQTPIVANLKTFIEAAKNRGEPLDHVLLSGPPGLGKTTLAHIIANEMGVGIRTTSGPAVERKGDIAAILTALEAGDVLFIDEIHRLSRVVEELLYSAMEDFALDIILGQGPSAKSIRLSLPPFTLVGATTRTGLLTSPLRDRFGVSFRMEYYSPAELEEVIRRAARSFSILIDDDGAREIARRSRGTPRVAIRLLKRVRDFAQVSGDGTIHQKIADHALLKMEVDREGLDVMDRKILRVILEKFHGGPVGVETISASVSEERDTIEDVYEPFLIQQGFLKRTPRGRVATPAAYRHLGLTPPQRAPQQEGLFGEGG
- the ruvA gene encoding Holliday junction branch migration protein RuvA; amino-acid sequence: MIDHLRGRLAGGGKDFVVVECAGMGFRVHVSSITRADLPPDSESCFLHTFLQIREGGSELFGFSSETEREIFLSIIGVSGVGPKSAVSILSGMGISGVLSASARGDAAPFTRVTGIGKKLAQRIASELPDRLKRVSVELTPVPAEEGIPASSEPEVEAAQALVALGFSRAEAQVVVAALRKEAGADAPAEVLIRGALKRLSGPRR
- a CDS encoding DUF4197 domain-containing protein encodes the protein MRRAAFLMILCFALIALPSQAGLFDDIKKGIGSVAPQAGPDDSQVVGGLKEALTIGTGNAVNLVSLKDGYFTNQAIKILMPEKIQKVADVLGKVGYQKQVDEFILSMNRAAEKAAPQAKSIFLSAIREMSFEDAKKILNGGDTAATEFFKGKTGGKLSEAFKPIISSSMDEVGATRSYKEMMGKYTALPFMKAESLDLDQYVTNKSLDGLFFMVGQEEKKIRTNPAARVTDLLKTVFGGK